A single genomic interval of Pyrus communis chromosome 7, drPyrComm1.1, whole genome shotgun sequence harbors:
- the LOC137738666 gene encoding HMG-Y-related protein A-like, which translates to MATEEVNKPPSLPPYPQMILNAIEALNDKNGSNKSTISKYIESTYGDVPAGHNKLLSHHLNEMKDNGELVFWKNNYTKPDPNAPPRRGRGRPPKPKDSLSPDTTLTSAKGRGRPPKDLEAPPKPPKVKVSSGNGKPRGRPRKMAKPTGGLSGSSTVEETMPGRPRGRPPKVKDTLSAGDSVGQ; encoded by the exons ATGGCCACTGAAGAGGTTAATAAGCCTCCATCACTCCCTCCTTACCCTCAG ATGATTCTGAACGCCATTGAAGCCTTGAATGACAAGAATGGCTCGAACAAATCCACAATCTCGAAATACATTGAATCAACATACGGGGACGTGCCGGCCGGGCACAATAAGCTTCTCTCTCACCACCTCAACGAGATGAAAGATAATGGGGAGCTGGTGTTCTGGAAGAACAACTACACAAAGCCGGATCCCAATGCACCTCCGAGAAGGGGGCGTGGCAGGCCGCCAAAACCCAAGGATTCACTGTCCCCAGACACCACCTTGACCTCAGCAAAGGGTAGGGGCCGTCCGCCTAAGGACCTGGAAGCACCTCCAAAGCCTCCCAAGGTTAAGGTGTCTTCAGGGAATGGGAAGCCGAGAGGGCGGCCAAGGAAGATGGCGAAGCCTACCGGAGGTTTGAGTGGCTCGTCAACAGTGGAAGAGACAATGCCGGGGAGGCCAAGGGGTAGGCCTCCGAAGGTGAAGGATACATTGAGTGCTGGAGATAGTGTTGGGCAAT